The DNA region GCGGCCTTGATGGCGAACGCCACCAACAGCACCGCGAACACCGCGCTGCGGGTGCCGGGGCTGACCTCACCGAGACGGTTGGACAGCTCGGCCATGTTCACGGTGCCCGCGGCGGCATACACCAGCGCCACGCCGGTGAGAAAGATCATCGACGCCACCAGCGAGACCATCACGTAGACGACCCCGGCGCGTATCCGCTGGGCATTGCCGCCGATGGTGAGCAGCACGAAGCTGGCAGCCAGCAGCACCTCGAACCCGACGAACAGGTTGAACAGGTCGCCGGCCATGAACGCGATGCAGACACCGGAGGCCAGCGCCAGGTAGGTCGGGGCGAAGATCGACACCGGCTGGCGATCGTCGCCGTCGCGCACGCCTTGGCCGATGGCGAACCAGATGACCGACAGCAGCACGATCGAGGAGACCACGAGCATCAGCGCCGAGAGCCGGTCGACGACCATGGAGATGCCCAGTGGCCCCATCCCCGGCTCGGACTGGCCCCAGCCACCGACCTGAACCACCAGGGTGTCGCCTCGGTCAGCCAGGTAGAGCAGCGCCACCGACACCGCCAGCACGGCGGTCAACGAGATCAGCGTGATCAATCGCTGCACCCGGGGCCGGCGGCCGGCGATCAGGGTGGCCGCCGCGCCCAGCATCGGGATCAGCGCCGGCAGCGGGATCAGTACCGCGGCGGCGCTCATTTCTCGTACTCCTCGTCGGGTAGATCGTCCAGCTCGGCAGGCTGGTCGGGCGCTCGTGGCGGTCGTTGCGTCACGACGTCGCGGTTCTCCTCGCCGGTCTGCTGGGCGACCCGAACATCTTCGGGGTCGCGCTCGATTTCCTCTTCGGTGGTCAGCTGATAGGAGCGATAGGCCAGCGCCAACATGAATGAGGCCACACCCATGGTGATGACGATCGCGGTGAGGATCATCGCCTGGGCCAGCGGGTCGGCGGTGATCTCGCGGCCCAGCACCGAGCGCCCGCGTACCGGGGGATTACCCGCCGGGCTCGCCACGATCAGCAGCAGCAGGTTGACCGCATTGCT from Mycobacterium sp. SMC-4 includes:
- a CDS encoding Na(+)/H(+) antiporter subunit C, which codes for MSASLVGLVAVGAMLSCGVYLVLERSLTRMLLGVLLISNAVNLLLLIVASPAGNPPVRGRSVLGREITADPLAQAMILTAIVITMGVASFMLALAYRSYQLTTEEEIERDPEDVRVAQQTGEENRDVVTQRPPRAPDQPAELDDLPDEEYEK